The following are encoded together in the Methylorubrum sp. B1-46 genome:
- the serA gene encoding phosphoglycerate dehydrogenase produces the protein MTAKPRVLVSDALSEAAVQIFRDRGIEVDFQPGLGKDKDALAAVIGQYDGLVIRSTTKVTGKLLGQATRLKAIGRAGIGVDNVDVPAATAKGVIVMNTPFGNSITTAEHAIALMFALARQIPAADASTQAGKWEKNRFMGVELTGKTLGVVGCGNVGAVVADRAIGLKLKVVAYDPFLTPERAVEIGVDKVELDELLARADIITLHVPLTDKTRNILSAENLARTKRGVRIVNCARGGLVDEAALRAALDSGHVAGAALDVFVTEPAIENPLFGHPNVICTPHLGASTSEAQENVALQVAEQMADYLLTGAITNAVNFPSISAEEAPRLKPFVALCEKLGSFLGQLTEAPIKGIRITYEGAVAAMNTRALTSAAVTGVLRPILQEVNMVSAPVIARDRGIVVDEIKREGGASDYESVVRIAVEAEDMTRDAAGTVFNDGKPRVIEIRGINIDAPFAPLMLYVRNHDRPGFVGRFGSVLGDAGVNLGTFAMGRESKGGAAVAFVSVDAEVSPEVLRAIEAIPQVKRVRPVRF, from the coding sequence ATCACCGCCAAACCCAGGGTCCTCGTCTCCGACGCCCTGTCGGAGGCCGCCGTCCAGATCTTCCGTGATCGCGGTATCGAGGTCGATTTCCAGCCCGGCCTCGGCAAGGACAAGGACGCGCTGGCCGCCGTCATCGGCCAGTATGACGGCCTCGTCATCCGCTCCACCACCAAGGTGACGGGCAAGCTGCTTGGCCAGGCCACGCGGCTGAAGGCGATCGGCCGCGCCGGCATCGGCGTCGACAACGTCGATGTCCCGGCGGCGACCGCCAAAGGCGTGATCGTGATGAACACGCCGTTCGGCAACTCGATCACCACCGCCGAGCACGCCATCGCGCTGATGTTCGCGCTCGCCCGCCAGATCCCCGCCGCCGACGCTTCGACGCAGGCCGGCAAGTGGGAGAAGAACCGGTTCATGGGCGTCGAGCTGACCGGCAAGACGCTCGGCGTCGTCGGCTGCGGCAATGTCGGCGCCGTGGTCGCCGACCGGGCGATCGGGCTCAAGCTGAAGGTCGTCGCCTACGATCCCTTCCTGACGCCAGAGCGCGCCGTCGAGATCGGCGTGGACAAGGTCGAACTCGACGAGTTGCTGGCACGCGCCGACATCATCACGCTCCACGTGCCGCTCACCGACAAGACCCGCAACATCCTCTCGGCGGAGAACCTCGCCCGGACCAAGCGGGGCGTGCGCATCGTCAACTGCGCCCGCGGCGGCCTTGTGGACGAGGCGGCTTTGCGCGCCGCCCTCGATTCCGGCCATGTGGCGGGCGCGGCCCTCGACGTCTTCGTCACAGAGCCGGCGATCGAGAACCCGCTCTTCGGCCACCCGAACGTGATCTGCACGCCGCATCTCGGCGCCTCGACCTCCGAGGCGCAGGAGAACGTGGCGCTGCAGGTCGCCGAGCAGATGGCCGATTACCTGCTGACAGGCGCCATCACCAACGCCGTCAACTTTCCCTCGATTTCGGCCGAGGAGGCGCCCCGCCTCAAGCCGTTCGTTGCGCTGTGCGAGAAACTCGGCTCGTTCCTGGGCCAGCTCACGGAAGCGCCGATCAAGGGCATCCGCATCACCTACGAGGGTGCGGTGGCCGCCATGAACACCCGCGCGCTGACCTCGGCGGCGGTGACCGGGGTGCTGCGCCCGATCCTGCAGGAGGTGAACATGGTCTCGGCCCCGGTGATCGCGCGGGATCGCGGGATCGTCGTCGACGAGATCAAGCGCGAGGGCGGAGCCAGCGACTACGAGTCGGTGGTGCGCATCGCGGTCGAGGCGGAGGACATGACGCGGGATGCCGCCGGCACCGTCTTCAACGACGGCAAACCGCGGGTCATCGAGATCCGGGGCATCAACATCGACGCGCCCTTCGCGCCACTGATGCTCTACGTGCGCAACCACGACAGGCCCGGTTTCGTCGGCCGGTTCGGGTCGGTGCTCGGCGATGCCGGCGTCAATCTCGGGACCTTCGCGATGGGCCGCGAATCGAAGGGGGGTGCTGCCGTCGCTTTCGTCTCGGTGGATGCCGAGGTGTCCCCCGAGGTGCTGAGAGCGATCGAGGCCATCCCGCAGGTGAAGCGTGTTCGCCCCGTCCGGTTCTGA
- a CDS encoding DUF1902 domain-containing protein, translating to MSCKVTVRCAWDEAAGVFFVHDSPVPGLATEAPTMPALLCKLPGMIRDLLGLDDGAYIDIYVERVAR from the coding sequence ATGAGCTGCAAAGTCACCGTCCGCTGCGCCTGGGACGAGGCTGCCGGCGTCTTCTTCGTCCACGACTCGCCGGTGCCGGGCCTCGCCACCGAGGCGCCGACCATGCCGGCCCTGCTGTGCAAGCTGCCCGGCATGATCCGCGACCTGCTCGGCCTCGACGACGGCGCCTATATCGACATCTACGTCGAGCGAGTGGCCCGCTGA
- a CDS encoding DUF1902 domain-containing protein encodes MNRHVVVRCAWDDEADVWFVQDSDVPGLVTEATTLDALRCKLPGMIQDLLEVETAMDIEVDLIAYAHDRVRVQAA; translated from the coding sequence ATGAACCGGCACGTTGTCGTACGCTGCGCCTGGGACGACGAGGCCGACGTGTGGTTCGTGCAGGACTCCGATGTGCCGGGCCTCGTGACCGAGGCAACCACCTTGGACGCCCTTCGCTGCAAGTTGCCGGGAATGATCCAGGATCTTCTCGAGGTCGAAACCGCAATGGATATCGAGGTCGATCTGATCGCCTACGCCCACGATCGTGTGAGGGTGCAAGCCGCCTGA
- a CDS encoding type II toxin-antitoxin system HicA family toxin, whose translation MTDYTPALKKLLRQQGYVFFQSGRGDHEVWRNDATGRKVIVDGAIKSRHTANGILKQAGLPKSF comes from the coding sequence GTGACCGACTACACTCCGGCTTTGAAAAAACTGCTGCGCCAGCAGGGCTATGTATTTTTCCAAAGCGGCCGCGGCGATCACGAGGTCTGGCGAAATGACGCTACAGGCAGGAAAGTCATTGTGGACGGTGCGATCAAATCACGCCACACCGCCAACGGCATCCTGAAGCAAGCGGGTCTGCCAAAATCCTTCTGA
- the mtnA gene encoding S-methyl-5-thioribose-1-phosphate isomerase yields MKIDGQPYRTIFPEADGRAVTVIDQTRLPFAFELKRLTSLDDAAVAIRTMVVRGAPLIGVTAAYGLALAMREDASEAGIERASATLVATRPTAINLRWALDRMAVLLRRAPEAEREALAFAEAARIADEDVASCRAIGEHGAAILSEIAAKKSGPVNVLTHCNAGWLATVDWGTALAPIYVAHDAGVPIHVFVDETRPRNQGAALTAFELNAHGVPHTVIADNAGGHLMQHGQVDVCIVGSDRTTASGDVCNKIGTYLKALAASDNRIPFYAALPFSTIDWTLQDGVRDIPIEERDAREVTHLTGRTDAGAFATVAVVSPGSPVANPAFDVTPARLVTGIITERGVCEATEEGLAGLYPERRKAA; encoded by the coding sequence ATGAAGATCGACGGACAGCCCTATCGCACCATCTTCCCCGAGGCCGACGGTCGCGCCGTCACGGTCATCGATCAGACCCGGCTGCCCTTCGCCTTCGAACTCAAGCGCCTGACGAGCCTTGATGACGCGGCTGTGGCGATCCGCACCATGGTGGTGCGCGGCGCGCCGCTGATCGGTGTCACAGCCGCCTACGGACTGGCGCTGGCGATGCGGGAGGATGCGAGCGAGGCGGGGATCGAACGGGCCTCCGCGACGCTCGTTGCCACGCGGCCGACCGCGATCAACCTGCGCTGGGCGCTCGACCGGATGGCCGTCCTGCTGCGCCGGGCGCCGGAGGCCGAACGCGAGGCGCTCGCCTTCGCGGAAGCGGCAAGAATCGCCGATGAGGACGTTGCGAGTTGCCGCGCCATCGGCGAGCACGGCGCCGCGATCCTGTCCGAGATCGCCGCGAAGAAGAGCGGACCGGTCAACGTGCTGACCCATTGCAACGCCGGCTGGCTCGCCACGGTCGATTGGGGGACGGCGCTGGCGCCGATCTACGTGGCGCACGATGCCGGTGTGCCGATCCACGTCTTCGTCGACGAAACTCGGCCGCGCAACCAGGGCGCGGCGTTGACCGCCTTCGAACTCAACGCCCACGGCGTGCCGCACACCGTGATCGCCGACAATGCCGGCGGCCACCTGATGCAGCACGGACAGGTCGATGTCTGCATCGTCGGCTCGGACCGGACCACGGCTTCGGGCGATGTCTGCAACAAGATCGGCACCTACCTGAAGGCGCTGGCAGCTTCCGACAACCGCATCCCGTTCTACGCGGCCCTGCCCTTCTCGACGATCGACTGGACCCTCCAGGACGGCGTGCGCGATATCCCGATCGAGGAGCGCGACGCCCGCGAGGTCACCCATCTCACCGGCCGCACCGATGCTGGCGCCTTCGCCACGGTCGCCGTGGTCTCGCCGGGCAGCCCGGTGGCCAACCCGGCCTTCGACGTGACGCCCGCCCGCCTCGTCACCGGCATCATCACCGAGCGCGGTGTCTGTGAGGCGACCGAAGAGGGTCTGGCCGGGCTCTATCCCGAGCGGCGCAAGGCCGCCTGA